One part of the Anguilla anguilla isolate fAngAng1 chromosome 11, fAngAng1.pri, whole genome shotgun sequence genome encodes these proteins:
- the LOC118207308 gene encoding uncharacterized protein SCO4629-like, translating into MEMDDECKKSTQALWDYLHLHQPLEKSDVIIGLGCHDLRVAERAATLFLEGWAPWLLFTGYLGNQTAGVWQHPEAQVFLEIALKMGVPRERILLETEATNTGENIRFSYQVLKDNLVPVDRVILVQQPFMERRVLATFLRQWPGDQENTRAIVTSPFTDLAQYPHPTVGTASDLIGYMLGVIERIRDYPKKGFQVEQEISLEALAAYQWFLNAGYSPK; encoded by the exons ATGGAAATGGATGATGAGTGTAAGAAATCGACTCAGGCACTGTGGGACTACTTGCATCTTCACCAGCCGCTTGAAAAG AGTGATGTTATAATTGGCCTGGGCTGTCATGACCTGCGTGTAGCAGAGAGAGCAGCTACACTCTTCCTGGAGGGGTGGGCCCCCTGGCTGCTCTTTACAGGTTACCTGGGCAACCAGACTGCAG GTGTCTGGCAGCACCCAGAAGCTCAAGTCTTCCTGGAAATTGCACTAAAAATGGGGGTTCCAAGAGAGAGGATTCTGCTAGAGACTGAGGCCACCAACACTGGAGAAAACATCCGCTTTTCTTACCAGGTCCTTAAGGACAACCTTGTTCCAG TCGACAGGGTTATCCTAGTCCAGCAGCCATTCATGGAGCGCCGCGTGTTGGCCACCTTCTTGCGCCAGTGGCCTGGAGATCAGGAGAACACCCGCGCCATCGTCACCTCCCCCTTCACTGACCTTGCCCAGTACCCCCACCCCACGGTGGGCACCGCCAGCGACCTTATTGGATACATGCTAG GTGTCATTGAGAGAATCCGAGACTATCCAAAGAAAGGCTTCCAGGTTGAGCAGGAAATCTCACTTGAGGCGCTTGCAGCTTATCAGTGGTTCCTGAATGCTGGATACAGTCCAAAATAA
- the mtg2 gene encoding mitochondrial ribosome-associated GTPase 2 — MLNSPNFIRKLIVQGMKRMVWSVADRRRIHVKSFVSDGHKMLWTILGNGSYFSTNSALCAKTRGIQKKRDLSEKKLTRYFVDHRTVKLVAGTGGKGACTFHSEPRKEWGGPDGGNGGDGGSIIIKVDQQVKSLSLLTPVYRGEDGERGGSKNCYGRNAATTYIRVPVGTVLKENGKTVAELTRHNQEYVAVYGGAGGKGNRFFLSNENRAPVQTSPAEEGQQRVLHLELRTMAHAGLVGFPNAGKSSLLRAISNAKPAVAAYPFTTLNPHVGVVQYQDYEQVAVADIPGIIRGAHMNRGLGVSFLRHIERCRFLLFVLDLSAPEPWVQLQDLRFELEQYQPELSRRPQAIVANKMDLPEARDNLAALRGHVTQRVIPVSALTGQNVEELILHLRWLYDGHPHAEEGGTSEG, encoded by the exons ATGTTGAACTCACCGAACTTCATACGAAAATTGATTGTACAAGGAATGAAGCGGATGGTGTGGTCCGTGGCTGACAGGAGACGAATACACGTCAAGTCATTCGTGTCCGACGGTCACAAAATGCTGTGGACAATCTTAGGGAATGGGAGCTATTTCTCCACAAATTCCGCGCTCTGCGCCAAGACTCGGGGAATTCAGAAGAAGAGAGACCTTTCAGAGAAGAAACTG ACTCGCTACTTTGTTGATCACCGCACAGTGAAGCTGGTGGCTGGCACTGGTGGCAAGGGTGCTTGTACTTTCCACAGTGAACCCAGGAAAGAATGGGGAGGGCCAGATGGAGGGAATGGAGGTGATGGAGGAAGCATTATTATAAAAG TTGACCAGCAAGTGAAATCGCTGTCATTGCTCACCCCGGTTTACCGTGGGGAAGATGGAGAACGGGGGGGCAGCAAAAACTGCTACGGCCGCAACGCAGCCACTACCTACATCCGA GTACCTGTTGGTACAGTCCTTAAGGAGAATGGGAAAACTGTTGCCGAGCTGACACGTCACAACCAGGAGTATGTCGCCGTGTACGGTGGAGCTGGGGGCAAGGGGAACCGTTTTTTCCTCTCCAATGAGAACCGTGCACCAGTGCAGACCAGCCCCGCGGAAGAAGGCCAGCAGCGGGTTTTACACCTGGAGCTGCGTACCATGGCACATGCCGGACTG GTAGGATTTCCGAATGCAGGAAAATCTTCACTGTTACGagccatttcaaatgcaaaaccaGCTGTGGCAGCTTATCCCTTCACCACACTTAACCCCCACGTCGGCGTTGTGCAATACCAGGACTATGAGCAAGTGGCAG TGGCTGACATCCCAGGGATCATCAGGGGAGCGCACATGAACCGCGGCCTGGGGGTCTCCTTCCTGCGGCACATCGAGCGCTGCCGCTTCCTGCTGTTTGTGCTGGACCTGTCGGCCCCGGAGCCCTGGGTCCAGCTGCAGGACCTGCGCTTTGAGCTGGAGCAGTACCAGCCAGAGTTGTCCCGGCGGCCGCAGGCCATCGTGGCCAACAAGATGGACCTCCCCGAGGCCCGGGACAACCTGGCCGCCCTCAGGGGTCACGTGACTCAGCGGGTCATCCCCGTGTCGGCGCTCACTGGACAGAACGTGGAAGAGCTCATCCTGCACCTGCGGTGGTTGTATGACGGACACCCACACGCAGAGGAGGGGGGAACTTCAGAAGGGTAG
- the LOC118207714 gene encoding calcium-responsive transactivator-like isoform X3, whose product MLDENHHLIQCIMDYQSKGKTAECTQYQQILHRNLVYLATIADSNQNMQSLLPAPPTQNINMGPGGMGQSGSSQSLHSQSNLNDSMATGLPPTSLMQSQMSNGPSHASMQQSGQTSLPSTSMSMPVSSHGSATGYSHSVPSSQGMQMQSQGQSMGSYASRSNLNMQSNQVTMMHQQAATSHYSSAQAGSQHYQGQQSMGMLGQGNQGNSMMAQRPMGSYRPSQQGSAPQYMGQDEFYGEQYGHSQSSSEPINQQYYPDGHGDYSYQQSSYSEQSYERSFEESSQHYYEGGNSQYSQQQSSYQQGSSQQQPFSQQQYPAQQNYSGQQQAYGPTQGASSQYSGYQQGQGQQYSSYRSSQAAAGGQTQRPYTYEQGQYGNYQQ is encoded by the exons CAGAGCAAAGGGAAAACGGCGGAATGCACTCA GTATCAGCAAATATTACACAGAAACCTGGTGTATCTGGCTACAATAGCAGATTCAAATCAAAACATGCAATCATTGTTACCAGCG CCTCCCACTCAGAACATTAACATGGGCCCAGGGGGGATGGGTCAGAGTGGGAGCAGCCAGTCCCTGCACTCCCAGAGCAATCTGAATGACAGCATGGCCACCGGGCTACCACCCACCTCCCTCATGCAGAGCCAGATGAGCAACG GCCCAAGTCACGCCTCCATGCAGCAATCAGGCCAGACGTCCCTGCCCTCCACGTCCATGAGTATGCCAGTCAGTAGTCATGGCTCGGCCACAGGGTACAGCCACTCGGTGCCATCTTCGCAGGGCATGCAGATGCAGAGCCAGGGCCAGTCCATGGGTAGCTACGCCTCCCGCAGCAACCTCAACATGCAGTCTAACCAAG TCACAATGATGCACCAGCAAGCTGCGACGTCTCATTACTCCTCAGCTCAAGCGGGGAGCCAGCACTATCAGGGGCAGCAGTCCATGGGGATGCTGGGACAGGGTAACCAAGGCAACAGCATGATGGCACAGAGACCCATGGGATCCTACCGTCCCTCACAGCAAG GATCAGCACCGCAGTACATGGGACAAGACGAGTTCTACGGCGAGCAGTATGGACACAGTCAGAGCTCCAGCGAGCCAATTAACCAGCAGTATTACCCTGATG GTCATGGGGATTACTCCTACCAACAGTCCTCTTACAGTGAGCAGAGCTATGAAAGGTCCTTTGAGGAGTCTTCACAGCATTACTACGAAGGAG GGAATTCACAGTACAGCCAACAGCAGAGCTCTTATCAGCAGGGCTCCAGCCAGCAGCAGCCCTTCAGCCAGCAGCAGTACCCAGCCCAGCAGAACTACAGCGGGCAACAGCAGGCCTACG GGCCAACCCAGGGAGCTTCGTCCCAGTACTCTGGCTACCAGCAGGGTCAGGGCCAGCAGTACAGCTCCTACCGCTCATCACAGGCTGCTGCCGGTGGCCAGACACAGAGGCCCTACACATACGAGCAG GGTCAGTATGGAAACTACCAGCAATAA
- the LOC118207714 gene encoding calcium-responsive transactivator-like isoform X1: protein MSVAFASARPRSKGEVTQQTIQKMLDENHHLIQCIMDYQSKGKTAECTQYQQILHRNLVYLATIADSNQNMQSLLPAPPTQNINMGPGGMGQSGSSQSLHSQSNLNDSMATGLPPTSLMQSQMSNGPSHASMQQSGQTSLPSTSMSMPVSSHGSATGYSHSVPSSQGMQMQSQGQSMGSYASRSNLNMQSNQVTMMHQQAATSHYSSAQAGSQHYQGQQSMGMLGQGNQGNSMMAQRPMGSYRPSQQGSAPQYMGQDEFYGEQYGHSQSSSEPINQQYYPDGHGDYSYQQSSYSEQSYERSFEESSQHYYEGGNSQYSQQQSSYQQGSSQQQPFSQQQYPAQQNYSGQQQAYGPTQGASSQYSGYQQGQGQQYSSYRSSQAAAGGQTQRPYTYEQGQYGNYQQ from the exons CAGAGCAAAGGGAAAACGGCGGAATGCACTCA GTATCAGCAAATATTACACAGAAACCTGGTGTATCTGGCTACAATAGCAGATTCAAATCAAAACATGCAATCATTGTTACCAGCG CCTCCCACTCAGAACATTAACATGGGCCCAGGGGGGATGGGTCAGAGTGGGAGCAGCCAGTCCCTGCACTCCCAGAGCAATCTGAATGACAGCATGGCCACCGGGCTACCACCCACCTCCCTCATGCAGAGCCAGATGAGCAACG GCCCAAGTCACGCCTCCATGCAGCAATCAGGCCAGACGTCCCTGCCCTCCACGTCCATGAGTATGCCAGTCAGTAGTCATGGCTCGGCCACAGGGTACAGCCACTCGGTGCCATCTTCGCAGGGCATGCAGATGCAGAGCCAGGGCCAGTCCATGGGTAGCTACGCCTCCCGCAGCAACCTCAACATGCAGTCTAACCAAG TCACAATGATGCACCAGCAAGCTGCGACGTCTCATTACTCCTCAGCTCAAGCGGGGAGCCAGCACTATCAGGGGCAGCAGTCCATGGGGATGCTGGGACAGGGTAACCAAGGCAACAGCATGATGGCACAGAGACCCATGGGATCCTACCGTCCCTCACAGCAAG GATCAGCACCGCAGTACATGGGACAAGACGAGTTCTACGGCGAGCAGTATGGACACAGTCAGAGCTCCAGCGAGCCAATTAACCAGCAGTATTACCCTGATG GTCATGGGGATTACTCCTACCAACAGTCCTCTTACAGTGAGCAGAGCTATGAAAGGTCCTTTGAGGAGTCTTCACAGCATTACTACGAAGGAG GGAATTCACAGTACAGCCAACAGCAGAGCTCTTATCAGCAGGGCTCCAGCCAGCAGCAGCCCTTCAGCCAGCAGCAGTACCCAGCCCAGCAGAACTACAGCGGGCAACAGCAGGCCTACG GGCCAACCCAGGGAGCTTCGTCCCAGTACTCTGGCTACCAGCAGGGTCAGGGCCAGCAGTACAGCTCCTACCGCTCATCACAGGCTGCTGCCGGTGGCCAGACACAGAGGCCCTACACATACGAGCAG GGTCAGTATGGAAACTACCAGCAATAA
- the LOC118207714 gene encoding calcium-responsive transactivator-like isoform X2 — MSVAFASARPRSKGEVTQQTIQKMLDENHHLIQCIMDYQSKGKTAECTQYQQILHRNLVYLATIADSNQNMQSLLPAPPTQNINMGPGGMGQSGSSQSLHSQSNLNDSMATGLPPTSLMQSQMSNGPSHASMQQSGQTSLPSTSMSMPVSSHGSATGYSHSVPSSQGMQMQSQGQSMGSYASRSNLNMQSNQAQAGSQHYQGQQSMGMLGQGNQGNSMMAQRPMGSYRPSQQGSAPQYMGQDEFYGEQYGHSQSSSEPINQQYYPDGHGDYSYQQSSYSEQSYERSFEESSQHYYEGGNSQYSQQQSSYQQGSSQQQPFSQQQYPAQQNYSGQQQAYGPTQGASSQYSGYQQGQGQQYSSYRSSQAAAGGQTQRPYTYEQGQYGNYQQ, encoded by the exons CAGAGCAAAGGGAAAACGGCGGAATGCACTCA GTATCAGCAAATATTACACAGAAACCTGGTGTATCTGGCTACAATAGCAGATTCAAATCAAAACATGCAATCATTGTTACCAGCG CCTCCCACTCAGAACATTAACATGGGCCCAGGGGGGATGGGTCAGAGTGGGAGCAGCCAGTCCCTGCACTCCCAGAGCAATCTGAATGACAGCATGGCCACCGGGCTACCACCCACCTCCCTCATGCAGAGCCAGATGAGCAACG GCCCAAGTCACGCCTCCATGCAGCAATCAGGCCAGACGTCCCTGCCCTCCACGTCCATGAGTATGCCAGTCAGTAGTCATGGCTCGGCCACAGGGTACAGCCACTCGGTGCCATCTTCGCAGGGCATGCAGATGCAGAGCCAGGGCCAGTCCATGGGTAGCTACGCCTCCCGCAGCAACCTCAACATGCAGTCTAACCAAG CTCAAGCGGGGAGCCAGCACTATCAGGGGCAGCAGTCCATGGGGATGCTGGGACAGGGTAACCAAGGCAACAGCATGATGGCACAGAGACCCATGGGATCCTACCGTCCCTCACAGCAAG GATCAGCACCGCAGTACATGGGACAAGACGAGTTCTACGGCGAGCAGTATGGACACAGTCAGAGCTCCAGCGAGCCAATTAACCAGCAGTATTACCCTGATG GTCATGGGGATTACTCCTACCAACAGTCCTCTTACAGTGAGCAGAGCTATGAAAGGTCCTTTGAGGAGTCTTCACAGCATTACTACGAAGGAG GGAATTCACAGTACAGCCAACAGCAGAGCTCTTATCAGCAGGGCTCCAGCCAGCAGCAGCCCTTCAGCCAGCAGCAGTACCCAGCCCAGCAGAACTACAGCGGGCAACAGCAGGCCTACG GGCCAACCCAGGGAGCTTCGTCCCAGTACTCTGGCTACCAGCAGGGTCAGGGCCAGCAGTACAGCTCCTACCGCTCATCACAGGCTGCTGCCGGTGGCCAGACACAGAGGCCCTACACATACGAGCAG GGTCAGTATGGAAACTACCAGCAATAA